GCATGCGTGCGCAGCGCCAACAATATCATTCACTTGTCAGTTTAAAATCATGCAGCAATGATTTTCTTTCCGACGTATCACAGAGTATCGTGTTCACGTGGCGCCTATAACGATTTGCATGTGTGAACGCAATATTTTCGATTATTTTTCAgattaaacaaaacatataaaactATTAGAATTCGTAATCCTACGTTTATTATTCAAAGTGTCAAACCATATTTTATACTATCGCTGGTTAATCATCATAGACCATttctaataagaaaaaaatatatcatataacaTGATTCATAGATGTTGGTCCACACCCCATATTACCCATGGGACCTATTCGCCTTCACCTACTAGTTCTATTCGATCCTgtgcatctctctctctctctgtgacTATATATATTACACACACTTAAATGGAAGTTGTAGGTGAAGAGAATACAAAGAACTACTTCCTCCATCATCATCACGATGTCTGCTTCTTGCGACTCTGATAGAGGAACGAGACAGGTAATCAAGAATGTTTTAGCAAAGCTTCAAAAAGAAGGCGAGGGTGCTCTCGTTAGGAACGGCATCACAGAGTgagttctctttttctttttctacaaTTATTTTTCATGACAATCCAATGTCTTCATCTTCAACTTTCATATACATATTCTTATCTTATGGGGCTGTATTCAGGATACACCAGGCGTTATTGGACCCCTTCGTGCTGCTAGTTGatttttcatgtaaatttcTGACTCatgtaaacatatttatttattttttcatcaaaatgtttacatatttataagacaAGAATATAGAGTATTCACTTATGTGTTCTGTTTTGCTCTGCTTTTATCAGTTTCGCTTACAGCTGGATTCGCAGATCATCCTCACCGAGGTCAGTATCACCAATAACTTCTTGCACAcgcatatatatacacattacaCAAAGCCTATACTGTTCTGTAATGACTAATGTAATTGGATCAACTCTATGCAGGTTTTGAAAGTGTTACTTACATGCTAAAAGTAAGCCAAAGACTCTTTCATCATGTTCACTGACTACATTCTTGAATCTTGGTTTGAGATTCTAATTTCGAAATATTTCAAAACTTATTCAGGGAGGTATCATTCACAAATATCTCAAAGGCAATGAAAGTACAATCAAAGCCGGAGATGTTCAGGTGAAAAGCATACTGaacacaaaaaaacataagtcCTCTTGGACTTTTGTTGATTCACTAAATTTTGGTTCTTGATTTTGATAGTGGATGACAGCAGGAAGAGGAATCATTCATTCCGAGTTTCCAGAAGAAGAAGTCAACAATGGCTTACAGCTTTGGATCAACCTTCCTTCCATACACAGAATGTAAAAGATACAAGTTCCTTCATTATCATCTGTATTACATATCAAGATCCCAGTTTTGAATCTTTGTGTTGTTTGACTTGGGACAGGATCGAGCCAAAGAACCTAGAACTGTCAAGCTTAGAGATTCCAAGAGCAGAGAAAGATGGAGTAGAGGTCAAAGTCATAGCCGGAGATTCATTGGGAATCAAATCTCCTTACTACACAACAACACCAATAATGTTCCTTGACTTTACCCTCAAGCCAGGGTCTCAAACCCACCAGACAGTTCCAGAATCTTGGACCGCTTTCGCCTACATTCTAGAGGGTGACGATGGTGTGTTCGGTTCCTTGAAATCTTTGGC
The nucleotide sequence above comes from Brassica napus cultivar Da-Ae chromosome A9, Da-Ae, whole genome shotgun sequence. Encoded proteins:
- the LOC106365040 gene encoding pirin-1-like; translation: MSASCDSDRGTRQVIKNVLAKLQKEGEGALVRNGITEIHQALLDPFVLLVDFSFSLTAGFADHPHRGFESVTYMLKGGIIHKYLKGNESTIKAGDVQWMTAGRGIIHSEFPEEEVNNGLQLWINLPSIHRMIEPKNLELSSLEIPRAEKDGVEVKVIAGDSLGIKSPYYTTTPIMFLDFTLKPGSQTHQTVPESWTAFAYILEGDDGVFGSLKSLAIQAHHVVVFGPGDLVSVWNKSTSRALRFLLIAGEPIGEPLVQCGPFVMSSQDEIDMAFEDYRNAKNGFELAKSS